The following are encoded together in the bacterium genome:
- a CDS encoding sulfatase-like hydrolase/transferase, whose protein sequence is MTVLVCGLLMGALGCAARVPARPNVLLVTLDTTRADRLGCYGWRRAETPALDGLARDGVRFDAAYASSPMTLPSHATLFTGLEPPEHGLRLNGQSRLPDGVPTLASRLHEQGYRTGGFVAAFVLDRRFGLDRGFEVYDDALGDALPQVVPERLALHRRGDAVVDAALGWLDEAARGPAPFLAWVHLYDPHAPDHPHGDAGASYDGEVAFMDRQVARLLAFLERRGLARRTLVVAVADHGEGLGDHGDAEHGFLLDEEVLRVPLLVRWPGVVARGHAVGALVTTRDLAPTILDLTGSPPLAASGGRSLRAALAGGTIASGVSYAETDLPLAAYGWSPQRSLTTEDWKYVRTPRPELYARPSDRAEHHDVAAADPARVAALDGALADVEASFRPLIAPEARLDARARARLEALGYAASSAPAARTEGLRDVKDMLEVKRLGTDVAVGLATGRLDAPVAIVLLRTLVERSPESAPFRVRLGTLLLVHGDVPGAIAELEEAVRLHPDLADARINLGQATLRAGRPADAAAQFRAALALEPDRAGHARPGARSPPSAGATTAARRPSPSHRRPCAWRRSSPRREGGAGGDLSPRPSPARAPGRGARRSVPARRRSPGQPAASRGPTAPRSRAARRRRRSARRGRGVRARARRGCARRRPHGS, encoded by the coding sequence GTGACGGTGCTGGTGTGCGGGCTGCTCATGGGCGCGCTCGGCTGCGCGGCCCGGGTGCCGGCGCGTCCGAACGTGCTGCTCGTGACGCTCGACACCACCCGCGCCGATCGTCTCGGATGCTACGGCTGGCGCCGCGCCGAGACGCCGGCGCTCGACGGTCTCGCCCGCGACGGGGTGCGCTTCGACGCCGCCTACGCCAGCAGCCCGATGACCCTGCCGTCGCACGCGACGCTCTTCACCGGCCTCGAGCCGCCCGAGCACGGGCTGCGGCTCAACGGCCAGAGCCGCCTGCCCGACGGCGTCCCGACGCTCGCCTCGCGCCTGCACGAGCAGGGCTACCGCACCGGCGGCTTCGTCGCCGCCTTCGTGCTCGATCGCCGCTTCGGCCTCGACCGCGGCTTCGAGGTCTACGACGACGCGCTCGGCGACGCGCTGCCGCAGGTGGTGCCCGAGCGGCTCGCGCTCCACCGCCGCGGCGACGCCGTCGTCGACGCGGCGTTGGGCTGGCTCGACGAGGCGGCGCGTGGTCCCGCGCCGTTCCTCGCCTGGGTCCACCTCTACGATCCACACGCGCCCGATCACCCCCACGGCGACGCCGGGGCCTCCTACGACGGCGAGGTGGCGTTCATGGACCGGCAGGTGGCGCGCCTGCTGGCCTTCCTCGAGCGCCGCGGGCTCGCGCGCCGCACGCTCGTCGTCGCGGTCGCCGATCACGGCGAGGGCCTCGGCGATCACGGCGACGCCGAGCACGGCTTCCTCCTCGACGAGGAGGTCCTGCGCGTGCCGCTGCTGGTCCGCTGGCCCGGCGTCGTCGCACGTGGGCACGCCGTCGGCGCGCTCGTGACGACGCGCGACCTGGCGCCGACGATCCTCGATCTGACGGGCAGCCCGCCGCTCGCCGCGTCGGGGGGGCGCAGCCTGCGCGCGGCGCTCGCCGGCGGCACGATCGCGTCGGGCGTGAGCTACGCGGAGACCGACCTGCCGCTGGCCGCCTACGGCTGGAGCCCGCAGCGCAGCCTCACGACCGAGGACTGGAAGTACGTGCGCACGCCGCGCCCGGAGCTGTATGCGCGGCCGTCCGACCGCGCCGAGCACCACGACGTGGCGGCGGCCGACCCGGCGCGGGTCGCGGCGCTCGACGGCGCGCTCGCGGACGTCGAGGCGTCGTTCCGGCCGCTGATCGCCCCGGAGGCGCGCCTCGACGCGCGGGCGCGCGCGCGGCTCGAGGCGCTCGGCTACGCCGCCTCGTCGGCGCCGGCGGCCCGCACGGAGGGCCTGCGCGACGTGAAGGACATGCTCGAGGTGAAGCGTCTCGGCACCGACGTCGCCGTGGGGCTGGCCACGGGACGCCTCGACGCGCCGGTCGCCATCGTGCTGCTGCGGACGCTCGTCGAACGCAGCCCGGAATCGGCTCCCTTCCGCGTACGCCTCGGCACGTTGCTGCTCGTGCACGGCGACGTCCCGGGCGCGATCGCCGAGCTGGAGGAGGCCGTGCGCCTCCATCCCGATCTGGCCGACGCCCGCATCAACCTCGGACAGGCGACGCTGCGCGCCGGACGGCCCGCGGACGCCGCCGCGCAGTTCCGCGCGGCGCTCGCGCTGGAGCCCGACCGGGCCGGGCACGCGAGGCCTGGCGCGCGCTCGCCGCCCAGCGCCGGCGCGACGACGGCGGCTCGCCGCCCGTCGCCGTCGCACCGGCGGCCGTGCGCGTGGCGGAGATCCTCGCCGCGCCGTGAAGGCGGCGCGGGCGGCGACCTCAGCCCGCGTCCTTCGCCAGCGCGCGCGCCAGGGCGGGGCGCGCGCCGCAGCGTGCCAGCCAGGCGTCGATCGCCGGGCCAGCCGGCAGCATCTCGCGGGCCCACTGCCCCACGCTCGCGAGCAGCACGTCGGCGCCGGAGAAGCGCTCGCCGAGGACGTGGGGTCCGCGCTCGAGCGCGGCGCGGATGCGCGCGTCGACGGCCGCACGGGTCGTGA
- a CDS encoding SRPBCC domain-containing protein produces the protein MTLDETVVVAAPADVVWQVVTDLPRYGEWNPFVVACRSTLVPGEPIVMRVRVFRAFAQPQRELVLEHVAGTRLCYGVAPDRLGALASRRCHHVEPLPDGRARYRSHFVLSGWLAPLVQTLLGRRLAAGFQAMTAALARRAEALAAR, from the coding sequence ATGACGCTCGACGAGACCGTCGTCGTCGCCGCGCCCGCCGACGTCGTGTGGCAGGTGGTGACCGACCTGCCGCGCTACGGCGAGTGGAACCCGTTCGTGGTCGCCTGCCGCTCGACGCTCGTTCCCGGCGAGCCGATCGTCATGCGCGTGCGCGTGTTCCGCGCCTTCGCGCAGCCGCAGCGCGAGCTCGTGCTCGAGCACGTCGCCGGCACGCGGCTCTGCTACGGCGTCGCGCCGGATCGTCTCGGCGCCCTCGCGAGCCGCCGTTGCCATCACGTCGAGCCGCTGCCCGACGGACGCGCGCGCTACCGCTCGCACTTCGTCCTCTCGGGATGGCTGGCGCCGCTGGTGCAGACGCTGCTCGGCAGGCGCCTCGCCGCGGGCTTCCAGGCGATGACCGCGGCGCTCGCCCGGCGCGCCGAAGCGCTCGCGGCGCGCTGA
- a CDS encoding HAMP domain-containing histidine kinase: MVRTLRFQLLAIVVGTVLAVFAASRWVDAQLADHALRRDIEERALSALRTVDFFWDRAEPRVLSHVLDVLVRSNGPLLGITIYAPHGLDLDASSRSGVGMPPEPSRAARRLVESPAGERTVASDRADDVWHVALALRRDGALVGVAEATLSPREAVALHDRLRTMDLGALAVAVLATSLLIGLFIERRVTRPVESLVVGMRRAEGGERGVRVTAGGTTEFRFLADAFNRMLERLEELAGDLEVRVARATRDLAERNRQLAETNGRLWRAQLDVVRGERFAALGQMAATIAHELGTPLNSVLGYTQLLRREELPPAQAARLQIVESQVQRMIETIRSVLDRMRQGTAPRVEVALAPLVTEVLELVATRLAERRLVAVGEVGDDVPPVEGDPVALRQVLRNLVTNAIDATPAGGRIEVRAERVDDAGAGAGSVAIVVRDTGVGMAAADVRRIFEPFYTTKGPERGSGLGLAIVEHVARSHGGRVVVESAPGRGTTMRVLLPAAIRRKATA; the protein is encoded by the coding sequence GTGGTCCGAACGCTACGTTTCCAGCTGCTCGCGATCGTCGTCGGGACGGTGCTCGCCGTCTTCGCCGCGTCCCGCTGGGTCGACGCCCAGCTCGCCGATCACGCGCTTCGTCGCGACATCGAGGAGCGGGCGCTGAGCGCGCTGCGCACCGTCGACTTCTTCTGGGATCGTGCCGAGCCGCGCGTGCTGAGCCACGTCCTCGACGTGCTCGTGCGCAGCAACGGGCCGCTGCTCGGCATCACGATCTACGCGCCGCACGGCCTCGATCTCGACGCGTCGTCGCGAAGCGGCGTCGGGATGCCGCCGGAGCCGAGCCGCGCGGCGCGCCGGCTCGTCGAGTCGCCGGCGGGGGAGCGGACGGTCGCGAGCGACCGGGCCGACGACGTCTGGCACGTCGCGCTCGCGCTGCGTCGCGACGGCGCGCTGGTCGGCGTCGCCGAGGCGACGTTGTCGCCGCGCGAGGCGGTCGCGCTGCACGATCGCCTGCGCACCATGGACCTCGGGGCGCTCGCGGTCGCCGTCCTCGCCACCTCGCTGCTGATCGGCCTGTTCATCGAGCGGCGGGTGACGCGGCCCGTGGAGAGCCTCGTCGTGGGCATGCGGCGTGCCGAGGGAGGCGAGCGCGGGGTACGCGTCACGGCGGGCGGCACGACCGAGTTCCGCTTCCTCGCGGACGCCTTCAATCGCATGCTGGAGCGCCTCGAGGAGCTCGCCGGCGATCTCGAGGTGCGCGTCGCCCGCGCGACGCGCGACCTGGCCGAGCGCAATCGCCAGCTCGCCGAGACCAACGGCCGGCTCTGGCGCGCGCAGCTCGACGTCGTTCGCGGCGAGCGCTTCGCGGCCCTCGGGCAGATGGCGGCCACGATCGCGCACGAGCTCGGCACGCCCCTCAACTCGGTGCTGGGCTACACGCAGCTCCTGCGGCGCGAGGAGCTACCGCCCGCGCAGGCGGCGCGGCTCCAGATCGTCGAGTCGCAGGTGCAGCGCATGATCGAGACCATCCGCAGCGTTCTCGATCGCATGCGCCAGGGCACCGCGCCGCGCGTCGAGGTCGCGCTCGCCCCGCTGGTGACCGAAGTGCTCGAGCTGGTGGCGACCCGGCTGGCGGAGCGGCGCCTGGTCGCCGTCGGCGAGGTGGGCGACGACGTGCCGCCGGTAGAGGGCGATCCGGTCGCGCTGCGCCAGGTGCTGCGCAACCTGGTCACCAACGCGATCGACGCCACGCCCGCCGGCGGGCGCATCGAAGTGCGCGCCGAGCGTGTGGACGATGCGGGAGCCGGCGCGGGCAGCGTCGCCATCGTCGTCCGCGACACCGGCGTCGGCATGGCGGCGGCCGACGTGCGGCGCATCTTCGAGCCATTCTACACGACGAAGGGACCGGAGCGCGGGAGCGGCCTCGGCCTGGCGATCGTCGAGCACGTCGCCCGCAGCCACGGTGGGCGGGTGGTGGTCGAGAGCGCGCCCGGTCGCGGTACGACCATGCGGGTGCTGCTCCCCGCCGCGATCCGGCGAAAGGCCACGGCATGA
- a CDS encoding sigma-54-dependent Fis family transcriptional regulator, protein MTRILVADDDDVTCQLLTEVLGRDGAVVVGETDPRQALARATREPIDLAILDLRMPEKDGLTLLRELRARLPLLPVILMTAFGSVDTAVQAIGAGAVDYVSKPMNVEELRATVRRALGRRSEAQARLPAADEGGDRLVGRSSAMIEIYKTIARVAPSRATVLLLGESGTGKEVVARAIHQHGPRARGRFVAVDCGALTETLLESELFGHVRGAFTGAISDAPGLFCEAEGGTIFLDEIGDVSPLVQAKLLRVLQEHQVRPVGGSTWRTVDVRVVAATNRDLTAAVREGRFREDLYYRLKVVTIEVPPLRDRPEDVPLLVDYLVRRAAADCGKTVHGVSEAALTLLRSYAWPGNVRELAHVLERAVALARHEVLGAEDLPTELRGEAMPVRVAMPVDRPTLRELQQRYVLRVLEDEHGNVSRTANVLGIDRRSLYRMLQRWGRIPPGRVPA, encoded by the coding sequence ATGACGCGTATCCTCGTAGCCGACGACGACGACGTCACCTGCCAGCTCCTCACCGAGGTGCTGGGACGCGACGGCGCCGTCGTCGTCGGCGAGACCGATCCCCGCCAGGCGCTCGCCCGCGCCACCCGCGAGCCCATCGACCTCGCCATCCTCGACCTCCGCATGCCGGAGAAGGACGGGCTGACGCTGCTGCGCGAGCTGCGCGCGCGCCTGCCGCTGCTGCCCGTGATCCTCATGACCGCGTTCGGGTCGGTGGATACCGCCGTGCAGGCGATCGGCGCCGGCGCGGTGGACTACGTGAGCAAGCCCATGAACGTGGAGGAGCTGCGCGCCACGGTGCGCCGGGCGCTGGGCCGGCGCTCGGAGGCGCAGGCGCGCCTGCCGGCGGCCGACGAGGGCGGCGACCGCCTCGTCGGACGCTCGTCGGCGATGATCGAGATCTACAAGACGATCGCGCGCGTCGCGCCGTCGCGGGCGACGGTGCTGCTGCTCGGGGAGAGCGGCACCGGCAAGGAGGTCGTGGCGCGCGCCATCCACCAGCACGGGCCGCGGGCGCGCGGGCGCTTCGTCGCCGTGGATTGCGGCGCGCTCACCGAGACGCTGCTCGAAAGCGAGCTGTTCGGGCACGTGCGCGGGGCCTTCACCGGCGCCATCTCCGACGCGCCGGGGCTGTTCTGCGAAGCCGAGGGCGGGACGATCTTCCTCGACGAGATCGGCGACGTCTCGCCGCTCGTGCAGGCGAAGCTGCTGCGCGTCCTCCAGGAGCACCAGGTCCGTCCGGTCGGCGGCTCGACCTGGCGCACGGTCGACGTGCGCGTCGTGGCCGCCACCAACCGCGACCTCACCGCGGCGGTGCGCGAGGGACGCTTCCGCGAGGACCTCTACTATCGCCTGAAGGTCGTCACCATCGAGGTGCCGCCGTTGCGCGACCGGCCCGAGGACGTGCCGCTGCTCGTCGACTACCTCGTCCGCCGCGCCGCCGCCGACTGCGGCAAGACGGTGCACGGCGTGTCCGAGGCGGCGCTCACCCTGCTGCGCAGCTACGCCTGGCCGGGCAACGTGCGCGAGCTGGCGCACGTCCTGGAGCGCGCCGTCGCGCTGGCGCGTCACGAGGTGCTGGGCGCCGAGGATCTGCCGACCGAGCTGCGCGGCGAGGCGATGCCCGTCCGGGTCGCCATGCCCGTCGATCGCCCGACGCTGCGCGAGCTCCAGCAGCGCTACGTCCTGCGCGTCCTCGAGGACGAGCACGGCAACGTCAGCCGTACCGCCAACGTGCTCGGCATCGACCGGCGCTCGCTCTATCGCATGCTCCAGCGCTGGGGGCGCATCCCGCCCGGGCGCGTGCCCGCCTAG